In Aminivibrio sp., the sequence GAATGCTCTAAAACAGTGTAAAAATGAGGTTATTTTTTTAAGTGACCAGGATGATATTTGGCTTCCTAACAAAGTGCAAGAAGTCAGAAAATGTTTCTTGACCTCAGGAAAAGATCTTGTTTTACATAACGCTTTGATATTTGAAGATGATGAAGAAGATGATGAAGAAGATGATGAAAATGTTTATCACGAATTTTTAATAAAAAACATGAGGCACGGAGTAGTAAGGAATATTTTGAAAAGCTGTTATTGGGGGTGCTGTATGGCTTTTAAAAAAAATCTACTCGATTGCATACTCCCTTTCCCTACTCAGGTGCCGGCACATGATCAATGGATAGGCTTGGTGGCAGAAAAAAAACACCAATCTTTTTTCTTTCATCATAGCTTAATTAAGCATAGAGTACATAAACATAATGTAAGCAAACCATTACCTTTATTTAATAAAATAAATTTCAGAGTTGAAATGTTTTTTTCGTTTTTCGAAATGCTTAAAAGATCATTTTAAAGCCTATGAAACCGATATCTACATCAACGAGTACATCACACCAAAGGAGATGA encodes:
- a CDS encoding glycosyltransferase, encoding MNVSVAMATYNGEKYLKEQLDSILCQLDFQDEVIISDDGSTDETLNLLNEYKSDKRVQVIKNPRKGVVSNFENALKQCKNEVIFLSDQDDIWLPNKVQEVRKCFLTSGKDLVLHNALIFEDDEEDDEEDDENVYHEFLIKNMRHGVVRNILKSCYWGCCMAFKKNLLDCILPFPTQVPAHDQWIGLVAEKKHQSFFFHHSLIKHRVHKHNVSKPLPLFNKINFRVEMFFSFFEMLKRSF